In Dermacentor silvarum isolate Dsil-2018 chromosome 2, BIME_Dsil_1.4, whole genome shotgun sequence, the following proteins share a genomic window:
- the LOC119442236 gene encoding MIP18 family protein galla-1 yields MGVVEDGNRRLVEEVYDLIKDIRDPEKPHTLEELGVVSEEEISVSTDRDAYSYVSVTLIPTVPHCHLAAIIGLCVRTKLEENLPYNFKLDIFIKEGSHTTAAELSKQINDKERVAAAMENKNIKDMVQSCVSYETV; encoded by the exons ATGGGCGTTGTTGAGGACGGAAATCGAAGGCTTGTCGAGGAGGTCTACG ATTTGATAAAAGACATTCGTGATCCTGAGAAGCCTCACACACTGGAAGAGCTCGGCGTTGTGTCCGAGGAGGAGATAAGCGTCAGCACTGATCGAGACGCGTACAGTTATGTGAGCGTCACTCTAATACCGACCGTGCCTCATTGCCACCTCGCTGCTATCATTG GGCTCTGTGTAAGGACAAAGCTTGAGGAAAACTTACCTTACAATTTCAAG ctcgaTATCTTCATCAAGGAAGGTTCCCACACAACTGCTGCTGAAT TGAGCAAGCAGATCAATGACAAAGAAAGAGTAGCCGCAGCAATGGAGAACAAGAACATTAAAGACATGGTGCAAAGCTGCGTCTCCTACGAGACCGTGTAA
- the LOC119442235 gene encoding uncharacterized protein LOC119442235, translating into MNLHDFFRSFMGFPPRREPSSGDPPYADNGGFGRDDNPYEGSMFGDPWDMFRHLDSVFRNFGLTEFPPFPHGTDVPAVEGQDPGETGHLRDHMLKVPDYREPFLGAPDMFPNLPPGPAQPEEVPYKDIDLDEHVARSGLDSLLAPVPFEAPQQVPDWGGSSSSLRTFSSHNGKIQERTVVRDAQGNEEVTERRSLGERSMIVRTIKRPDGVTEIQEQYINMDEGEKAAFEQMWQGSSAIPSDHSMTDGAIFRRLFGFLPQSRSQ; encoded by the exons ATGAACCTCCACGATTTCTTTCGATCTTTCATGGGCTTTCCACCGCGCAGGGAACCGAG TTCGGGAGACCCGCCGTACGCGGACAATGGTGGTTTCGGACGGGACGACAACCCATACGAAGGCTCAATGTTCGGCGACCCGTGGGATATGTTCCGGCACCTTGACAGCGTCTTCCGCAACTTCGGACTGACTGAGTTTCCTCCTTTCCCCCATG GAACCGACGTACCCGCTGTAGAAGGACAAGATCCTGGCGAGACAGGCCACCTGCGTGATCACATGCTCAAAGTTCCGGACTACCGTGAGCCGTTCCTGGGAGCTCCAGATATG tttccTAACCTTCCCCCTGGACCTGCCCAGCCAGAGGAGGTTCCATATAAGGACATAG ATCTGGATGAGCATGTGGCCAGGAGTGGCCTGGACAGCCTGTTGGCCCCAGTCCCTTTTGAGGCACCTCAGCAGGTTCCTGACTGGGGAGGCAGCAGCAGTTCACTGCGCACATTCTCTTCACACAACGGG AAAATTCAAGAACGCACAGTTGTCAGGGATGCCCAAGGCAATGAGGAAGTTACAGAGCGCCGGAGCCTGGGTGAGCGGTCTATGATTGTTCGTACCATCAAGAGACCAGACGGAGTCACAGAAATACAGGAACAGTACATAAACATGGATGAAG GCGAAAAGGCAGCATTCGAGCAGATGTGGCAGGGTTCGTCTGCGATTCCGTCTGACCACAGTATGACCGATGGAGCCATCTTCCGCAGGCTATTTGGCTTCCTTCCACAAAGCAGGTCGCAATAA